In Ananas comosus cultivar F153 linkage group 10, ASM154086v1, whole genome shotgun sequence, the sequence TCCAGTGCGTCCAAGCATTTCCTGAGACAATCCAATGTGCTGAAAATTTTGCAGAGCGTCCAGGGGGGTATCATGCTCAGAAAGAACGTAAATGGGAAGTGAGGATGGACAACCAATGCTTCGGCAGGAAGGTATTCCAGGGCATATCCAACAAACCGCAAAAGTGATGCGGCAAGGTAATTGTATATGCGATAAACGGTGACAAATGACAATTCTGATAGAATTCTCTTCCAAAacagaggaaaagagagaaagaggaaaagaaaagaaaagaaaaaacgatCGGACATAATTAGCACCACCTTCAGAAATCGCAAAGTATCAACCTTGGTCTTGACAAGCTGCAAGAAAATGTCAACTACGAGCAACCTCCCAACTCTCTCCTTAACCACAAAGAATTATTACCGAACACAATACTCCTATTGTTAAAAAAGGGagaaatgaaaagttaaaaCAAGAAACAAGAGCAACCGAAGAGGACTTATACTACGTGGTGAGGATAGGGGGAAGGTAATCAGACTTGGTGCCAAGCACCCGTGCCTGGGTGTCGGGGAAGAACTCCATCCCTGGCAACTCCGTTACCACACCTTCATTAGTGACTGCAATGGGGTATTTGAGCAGATGGCCAGGTAGGTCTTGATCGAGATTATCGCTCGAGAAGAGGTCCCAGTACTTCTCAGCAATCTTGTTGACCTTCTGCACACATTCCGAGCTCTCTGGGTTTAGGAAGACATCATCTAGCATCCCAAGGTGCTCGTACCACAGAGCCATGCGGAAACCATGGATTTGTCCTCTTGCCGGCTGCCTGGTTGCCAAATAGTATGGCTGATATGCACCCATTGCAATCTCCGAGTCCCTGGCTCCGTCCATTGACCTCTGATTGATATTTGCTGACCCAATGATGATGTACTCATCGTCAActgaaaccaaacaaaatagCTTGAAATTAGTTCGGCTTCCAAATTATTGCAGGGTAGCTTGCACTCTTGCGCCAGGATTTGACCATAATAATTCCTGTAGTAAGCACTTAAACGTTAACAATATTGGGTGCTACCGATCGATGAACAATATTGGGTGCTACCGATCGATGAAACCAAAATGAAAACTCAGAATCAAAGTACTTGTGCAATAATGAAAGACCAAAACTGAGTAGCTCATTCAGGAAAGGGCAGGACAAAGACTGCAAGAATTAGTACAAAGGACTGATGACGATGCAATACATATAATATTGAAATAtgctgtaaaagaaaaaaaaaatatttgaaggaaATGAAATTGGAATGATTTCAACTCAAAATGGGAACGACCAGTTATATTAGTTTCTTAGGCTCATAACCACGATAGAAATTGGGGTGAACAATTAGCTTTCCACTCTGGAATGAGACTTCACTCCGGGCTGGGCCAAATTCAAACTTGGAAGGATTTAACAATTCTAATTCCACCTTGCAATGGGAATCAGAATGAAAATTCCTACAACTAAACGGCCAAAATGAGAGAGAATCATTTCAATTCTTATCCCAAGTTCACAACTTCCCAACCAAACATGCCATAGGAAAAACAGCACATCTCACAGCTTAAATAGATGTCTCTATTACCTCTGAAACAACCTTACCATCTATTTGTTTTCATCTTAAAAGCAGAGTAGATtccaaaattgatttaaaattcACGTACTCCAGGTAACAGATTAAGCGATCTATATGAATGATAAGTAGATTTTGAGCATCTTAAGACAAGCAAAGTAGCTACCAGTACAtcatttaatttgattataaacTTTAACTACCTGACTCAATGTGAGAATCATTAAGGAGAACTGAACTATAACAGAAAAGGCAGAAGAGTACAAGAAAAAGATAACAGTTATTACATctgtaaaatattcaaataaagcAAAACAATGATGACTCTCACTTTACGTAGAATTTCCACGCTAGGAAGAATTGCTCAACTTGTGCTTTAttgattaatttataataatgaaAGGACCTATTGTATAATCTTTACCTTTTGGATGTAGAAGTCCTGTAAGGGGCAAACCTCCTATATTTTAGACTCTCTATATGATCAAAAGAAGCTTGCAGGAAAGTCAAGATTGCGGATTGCCAACATTTAATGCATACATATTTGAAAAGTTCTAGAAACTAATTCAACCAACGGAGAATGTGAAAGTGCTTTCAGTGAGTAGTAAACTTAGAAGATGAACTCTGGAGTAGAAGTGCTGCAAAACTAAAAGAATATTAGAGATGCATTTCTGCACTAATGAATACCTATCATCATCTTGGTATGAACGTAGATCATGAACCTCCTTGCCTGTTGAGCCTTGCTATAATCAGTTTCTGGTTCCGGTTGCTCCTCAGGTTCATATTCACCACTCCTCTTCAGCTCCCGGTTGCCCAAGCAAAAGAAGGTGAGGTAGTCCTTGGGGTTTGCCTCAATCCCCTTAGCTTGTAGTGCATGTATAATGTCAGTGTACATCACCTCCATTGTCCTACGCTGCCAATCAAGAATCGCCTGTACAGATCCACTTTCGGGAACACCCTCTGGCCACATGGGGACAACAACATAAATAGTAAATCGTTCCCCAGCTTCAATCTTGCTAACAACCTTCAAAGTGAGCTCCTTAGGGATCAGATGTAGTGCCCCGATTTCTTCGGGCTTGATGTCATCTGCTTTCCATCCGAATGAACTCCCAAGGAAGTACTGGTTTTCAATATAGATGAAGTTCTTTGCCCTGCGGATGGCATTTATATAAGCATCATGAATGCTTCTGTCGATGATGTTGTCCTTTCCACTCACAAGCCCAGCCCTTGCGGCATCCTCTGGCGTCTCAGGGAAGCCAAAGGCAGCACCACCATCAATGGAACGAAAAAGCTGAACATTCCATGTCTCTTTGTCCTCAGGGAACATCACTGGTGATGGGGGGATAATGATGTCCGAGAGGTCTCTTAACTCTAAAAGGAGATCCTTCCCACCTTGCTTTCTCCACCGCTGCTCAAAGTTGAAGAGAACATCCCAAGCAACAGGCCCTTGCAGCTGTGAGTGGATGTCATGCCATGGCTCTCTCGGACCGCCCTTCGTAATTGATGCTTCCGCAAAGTTTGGCTGATGGAAGTCATCATGATGAGCCGTGTCCAGAGTCCTGAACAGAGAATGGAATTGTGTGTCGTATCTGCCATCACAAAGGTCAATTCCACCAACAAAGCTGACAATCCTTCTTTGTTGAGAACTTCTGTTAGGCATCTCATGATCAACAACCACAATTTTCTGATGGTGGGTGAACATGGTCGAAATCTGTAGGTCCTGAACAAAGCTGCCTCCGTCATCAGGGTTTCGAGGACAAAGAACACAGTGTACGTCTGTTCCCTCAAAGTAATTTGCAGTTTCTTCGTCGTGAGTGGCCATCAGGCCATCTTTCTTTAGTAAACCAACTGAAGTCCTATCGTCCCACACAAGCATAAGGACCCGAACACCTTCACTAGCCTTCCTCTTGAGCAGCTCACCAAGAGTGACATCTCCTCCGGGCTTTTGCCGCTTAGAGTCCCTAACCAAGGTGATCTCAGTGTACACCGACCAACCGGTAATGTAAATCAAGTGTTGGGCATTACTAATTGCGTCAAAGATGTCCTCCCAACATCTATGAGGCTCATAGTACTCGCCATTAGCAAGCGGAATTTTCGGAATGAACTTGTCAGGGACGTGTGCGTCTTGGTATAATGTAACTCTGCATCCCTTTCTCTgtgagaaaaaggtataaggaaCACCTGGGTATTTCGCACTTCGTACACCCCTTGCCCAATTACGATCTTTGGTAATATTGAAATATTGAAGTTTCACATGGATCTTAGCCCCTCCATCGAGAGGACTGCGGTCCTCATCGCAGATATCAAGCCATCTATCCACTTCCTCCCCATCTAGAACCTCTTGAACAGACAAATAAGCTCTTCCAATGAGCGATGCCCCTATCGGATTATCAGTCTTAACAGTAAAGATGACATTGGCAGCCATATGGGCACAGTAGATGTGAAAGGACTCATACCAACGTGGGTTCACAGGTTCATCCGCTATCATTCTGGTCCGACCAACTCGGGCCTTCTCTAAGTCGATAGTCGCATACAGTTTGGTGGAACCTTTGCCAAGACCCACGGTGTCCTCGATTCCTTCAACAAGCTGGTGCAGGAGGATTAAAGATGTTAAGCAAGTTAAACAGCCTAAAATGAATCCTAGTTCAGGCAAGttccatgcatttttaccaaaaaataatttgagataAAACCAATTATTGCACTCCTGAAAGCTGCAAACATTTCTCTAACATATgtgttaaaattacaaaatcaaaCACGAGAAAGACGAACagtgaaagtttttttttgattaaacagggttGTACCCTATTTGATAACAGACGGAGTAGAAGAAGGGGTCAAAAGGGCGAAAGCCACACAGGTGAAAGATCACAAgagcaaaagaagaaaagacaACATCTAAGTTACTGAGCCGGCCAAAACAGATCTCCAAAGGCGAGCCGTTTCAATGATACATCTTCCCAGGACGTCGCTACGAAGTAGGCGATTGTCGAAAATTCTCCTGTTCCGCAACTGCCTAAAATGTTTACATGGATGCCGATGTAACGGATTGATCTCGTGTAAACTTGGGATTAGGCTAAGATACAAAAAGACTAGTAGAGATGCCAAATATCAGGACAGGCAAGCACGAGATAATGCAATTCTGATACCTTGCGGAAGAACTTTGGAGCATCGCCAGTAGCCCTATGAGGATCGGAGAGGGCGTCGGCCTCAAAGATAGTTGCATGAAGCGTGCCATGGAGCAGAATCTGTGCCATCGCttacctatatatattatttttcgtaATTAGAGGAGGGTACGTAGGGTGCAAGACTTCATATAAAGAAATTTGGAAAGGGGACAATAATGTATCTAAAACTCAGATGAGGACAAATTCTTCCACCCAATCTTAACTTATACtgtaataagagaaaaaaaaaaaaaaaagaaaagaaaaaagaaaaagaggaaaaaaaaggtcCGATAACCACTAAATTTCTCAATTAAGATCACATAGAGAAGGGTCGTGGCGCCTATGGCAATGCAGTTAACTTGAATGAGCAGCAGTTCACGGTATAAAGAGATTAGCAGAGAAGATGAAaagaattagaaaagaaaaaaagagaagaaaaaaacagTTTAAGTGTACAGCAATGAGCAAGTTCTAACAAGCTCTATATATTGTATCATCATGGAACCTCGAGACAGAGTTAGAAAGTTAAAACTTTTGGGGGAAGAATATGCATAACGAACGGATCATAATGCAGCCGCAAACTTGAAAGGagacccaaaaagaaaaaaaggcgcGAGGGGTTTGATGTCGTGGGCAGCGGAGGAGCGGTCTGAGGTGAATCAGGTGATCGATCAGATAGAAGGGACGGGCGGAGAGGGTTGGGAATTTGGGATGGGAGGGAGGAGAAGATGCTGATGTTTGCACTCACCGACAAGAGTCCGAAGACGAGAGTTCCGTAAAGGAAAAGCGTAGAAACATCAGAGAGTGCAGGGAGGATAATATATAGTAAGCCATTGGAAGTTGAAACAAcctatatattatacatactaTATATCACTTTAAATCAACTGAGCAAGCACTAGCGAACACCTGTTAAGGTGACGAGCGTCGGCCGAGCAATGctacctttatttatttatttatttatttatttgcgtcttcaaattgtaaattttataaatttttctatacagattatttttctaataataatcAGCGAGAACACAAATTATCTTATATGAGTCTTATTATTATCTACTTGCAATAAATTGAGTATAAAGTTTGCATCCAAAAGCTTTTGAGTGTGGAAATAACAATTTTTCTCATATAAGATAATTTGTGTTCTCgctgattattattattattattatcattatacaAGAAGCGAGGTGTCAGCGGGATAATAGTAATACAGATCAGACGACGACAAATCCTCCGTAAGAGACGGTGCATCCGTTCGATCATCCGTTATTACTCGATATCTGCCTGAGCTGCTGCGCCTGCCTTTCCTCGATTTTGCGATGAAATTCTCGCGCGCGTGCCAGGAAACGATCGCAAATTCCAATTCCTGTCGAGGAGCGATTGTTACGGCGCCGCGCTCTTTGAGGATCACGACCGGGCGAGCcacacttccgcccataaaacCCGTTCTTCCCCGACATCCATGCTCCAACAAATTAGCCTTAACCCAGACCTTGTCCAGCCCGCTAGTCACCACTCACCAGACGATACCAAGTAGCAGAGTACGCATCACACTGTATTATGTGGGCCGACGGAGGAAATTAATTAACCCTGCCAATATCACAAATCTCACTCCAAAAGGTTGaaccttttcttttgtaaaaaaaaaaataataaaaaaaatcaattatttaGATTGTAGGtttcagttttttaaaaatttgaacagCAACATGCAGCTAGATTGAAATTGAACGAGTATGAACTATGAagctctctcttcttttctttttttttttactaatatttttccTCAGCTTtgattaatattaataataatgagTGAAGGAGAAGCAGCgttggattttttattttattttattgattatTGATAGATGTACGCGTGTTGTCTACTACGTCTACGGTGGAATGAATCCGATGTACGCGCGTCGTCTACTACTGCGGTGGAATGAATCCGCAGGCCAAGGGAGACGGAGATATGGGTTGGGATTAATTGCAATTCAGAATTTACAGGGCTGGGCTGACTCGGGCCTTGACTGCCAAATCTGGACGAGCAGGAAGGCATGTTTCTCCAAGTGCGGCATTTGACTTTGGGCCGGCCTCTTGAGCTCAGCTGCGGCCGGCAATTGAAATGGATGCTCAATAACACCGCAAATCAAAGTTGGGCAAGAATGAAACCAAAATTGGCGGAAGCATGCGGCCAGACCCAGATTGAAACGTACGCTGTACGCGTTCTAAAAGTTTGAGCTATTTAATGCAACAAATCGAAGTGTCGGGACAGCCACAATTCTGTGAAACTTGAGAAAAATATGATTTGTATAGAGTAACGGTATAGTTAATCCAAAGAGATCATTAGTAGACTGAAAAAGAATGAAGCTAAAATTAGAAGTGGTGATTTCTGGACTAGGCTAGAAGTGATCATTGACTAGTTCTAAAATTTCAACACAGAATTAGCCAAGTTACCGTTCATCAAAGGTATTGacagtatttttttattttatttttttttttgcccaaaAATAATCCTTAAACATGACAAagtaaataacttttttaatctTAGAATTCCCTGACAGTTTTAAGTCTAGTAGACTTAAAGCTGGGAGTTACCTCATTTTCTTTTGAGGTCTGTTTGTTTCCTCATGCCAACTGAGTACGTAGCTGAGGGCTACAAACTAACTATCAGCTTCTATTTCATCTATACATTACcacatataattaattaaggaaaaacttcaaaaacccccctgtggtttcgtagtttcttactttgcccccatgtggtttaaaacgtatcaattgcctcctgtggtttcgtttttatcttttcggtagctttttcgttaatattttattaaattatataaaaaaaatttcagatatccatctagatttatcaaatattcactttagtaccctttaattttaactttatcactgattaaaaaaaaaataataaaattgataaaaaaaagagaaaaaagaaaccacatgggggcaaattgatacattttaaaccacagggaggcaaagtgagaaactacgaaaccataggagagttttttgaagttttctcattaattaataatcattagggtctatttttcaaaaaaaaataatcatatggGTCTCTCTAGGGACTAGGTactactagaaaattagtcattagtAGCATTTATTTATACTGCTAAATGATCAACAAATGCTACTAAAAGTTTTAGCAGCATATGACACCAAATGTTGTCTATATCAATGTTGCTAAGAATATTAGTAACATTAATTATAAAtggaactaggctactatgctattaatagcaccaagttattggtgttatcaaatttttgaccattggattaagagatgtgtggtcaggatgatgtgggccccctaggggttgagtgggtggttggttgaatagtatgatctaatgggtgaaaatgatcaaaattgtagatctaacggcagaaaactgagtagcactaagtgctttgtgctattaatagcatagtagtcggactcattataaatgccgccaatataaatcaattagtgtcaTTAGGAATATGCCGCTAAAAGggattaaatgctaattttaaattgtttattagcggcacataaatataatgctgctaatacaaatatctaattttagaaattaaaattttaaaattttaatttttttgagatgctatccgcttcatttatttctttttgtcttaAACTTTGCTTGAAAtttaaatcaactaggattcgaacttgagacctcgaatACAAacaaccaagccctttgccacttgcgctagcgacgattagttatgtatatttttattttttatattttaagtcttctattttaaaatttttaaattttaaattttaaatttttaaatttagatactaaatttaaatttttaattttgaaatatgaaattttaagttttaaaattaatagttttaaatttgaaatttgaaatttaaaataaatttaaaaatttaaactttaaaaattaataattttagaatttaaaatttaaaatataaattttagaattttaaattttaaattattagtttaattttaaaaattatatgtttcgaattttaaaatttaattttaaatttcttaattctaaataaaaaagggatatattaataattatatattaattagtaatgatatttagtaacaagtgctgctagtttattatatttagcggcattcactaatttatgctgctaatttatcctattttacaacagtaatagtaaattgctgctaaataattaaatttagcggcaattatcaagtaataCTGCTAAATATTAATTgacataatttaaataaatattgcggAGCAAATATTGGGgcatttagcaataagtgctgctactttattacatttggtgtcattttttataaaatattagaaactTCGGCGGCATTCattaatttatgctgctaatttatactattttgcaacattaatagtaaattattgctaaattatttaatttaacgaCACTTATCAAGtaatactgttaaatatattaattagcgttATTTAAATAACTGCTGCCgagtaaatgccgctaaatcatGAATTTGTAGTAGTGATCGATATCCAATCAAATTATCACACTCTTCTTACATATTTTTGTATGACCGAATCAAATATATGCATTTGTTAATCTAGATAATAAATCAAAGCAAAGAGATTCTTTATACTTGAGATCAAAATTAATCTACATTAACTTTCAGAAATTAAGTTTTCAAAAAGTACTCGAGTCTCCAAATGACGTATTAATGCTCCTAGCTAGTGTCCATTAGTAGTTCAATTTCAATATCGTTTGTATTGTTTATTTTCCAGTAAATTTAAGAAGTTTTGTGAAGaatctatttataactattattataaatttttttgttggaaTTAGCCTAGACAAAGTAGCCTACTTGACAGGACTTTTACAACTGtacaattttcttaaaaaaacaaaaaaatgacaGGGCAGAAAGTGTGAATCTAGTTGCTTCCCTCAACCATAATATATATCACAACAGTCTCTAAGTTAAAAACACTTACTTtctgtcattttttataaatgaaaataaagtaGAGAAGATAGTGTGACGCCATCATAGTACTGATAGTCTTAAAGTTAAAGACATATTTCTTTTCTCAATTTTTCATTAAAAGAAATGAGGTGGATAGGAAGTGCGAATCCTCCTACCATAATCTTGTGGCAACTTTAGTGTTGAATACACTTTACTTCTTGCAATattctattataaaaaaaaaagtactttggGTTTCTCTATATGTACCCGGCtatattattaatgtattaACACCAATATGTGAAGGATTTAAGATTTAATTGTGCTGTTTAGAATTTGATTACACtgtttacaataaaaatttggaGTTTAATAATAATGTTATCAACACATCAACATTATTATGGAGGATTCATTTTGTGGTAACTACTTTCTGCCACAATAATATTCAAACTATCTAAATAAAAACACTTTTCGCCATTATAATATTCAGACTATCTAAATATTGAAGAcatcttatattttaaattttatgtacaaacaaaagaaaaagatttacAGGATTAGAAATCAAGAAGGTTAACACCAAGTTGcataaaatctaactaattaaggGTAACATGCATCTAACATATTCTTAGGTTATGCACAGGTATAAGGAGGAAATAAAATTGTTAGTTTATAGTTTCAAGCTTCTTTCGAGAAGTATGTATTGGTTGATCGTCAGATCAGAAAAAGAAGAGGGGAATATTCTGCGAAGGAGAATATGTCGTGGAATCAAAGCAAAGGAGAAGCAGCACAAAGGCATCCACAAATGGAATATGCCCTTCCACGTAGTCGATCGTCGTCCCCTCcccatttaatttattttaattgatttcCTCTGAATTTGCAGCGAAAGAGTACTGATCAAAAGACTCCATTCAAAGTTCAGACAAACAACTGCACCAGCTCAACGTTCACCATTTTTTATTCAACCCTGCTAGAAATTAAGCGAGAAGATGTTAATGTTGCAATTAAACTTTTCGCCTTGTTCTAATATATCTCccccccttttttctttttttttttttcttttctctttctttttttcgtttACTCGCCTTTCTTCTTCTGCTTGTTTCCGTTCGCACGAACTTCACTTGATTACAAGTCCTCCATTGCCCGCTAGCTTTTATTCATCCGTTATTTACTGATTTCAATTTCCAGCAGAAAACGATGGTCATGCATTGGAAtacttctcctctttctttc encodes:
- the LOC109716084 gene encoding phospholipase D alpha 1-like: MAQILLHGTLHATIFEADALSDPHRATGDAPKFFRKLVEGIEDTVGLGKGSTKLYATIDLEKARVGRTRMIADEPVNPRWYESFHIYCAHMAANVIFTVKTDNPIGASLIGRAYLSVQEVLDGEEVDRWLDICDEDRSPLDGGAKIHVKLQYFNITKDRNWARGVRSAKYPGVPYTFFSQRKGCRVTLYQDAHVPDKFIPKIPLANGEYYEPHRCWEDIFDAISNAQHLIYITGWSVYTEITLVRDSKRQKPGGDVTLGELLKRKASEGVRVLMLVWDDRTSVGLLKKDGLMATHDEETANYFEGTDVHCVLCPRNPDDGGSFVQDLQISTMFTHHQKIVVVDHEMPNRSSQQRRIVSFVGGIDLCDGRYDTQFHSLFRTLDTAHHDDFHQPNFAEASITKGGPREPWHDIHSQLQGPVAWDVLFNFEQRWRKQGGKDLLLELRDLSDIIIPPSPVMFPEDKETWNVQLFRSIDGGAAFGFPETPEDAARAGLVSGKDNIIDRSIHDAYINAIRRAKNFIYIENQYFLGSSFGWKADDIKPEEIGALHLIPKELTLKVVSKIEAGERFTIYVVVPMWPEGVPESGSVQAILDWQRRTMEVMYTDIIHALQAKGIEANPKDYLTFFCLGNRELKRSGEYEPEEQPEPETDYSKAQQARRFMIYVHTKMMIVDDEYIIIGSANINQRSMDGARDSEIAMGAYQPYYLATRQPARGQIHGFRMALWYEHLGMLDDVFLNPESSECVQKVNKIAEKYWDLFSSDNLDQDLPGHLLKYPIAVTNEGVVTELPGMEFFPDTQARVLGTKSDYLPPILTT